A stretch of the Rosa rugosa chromosome 5, drRosRugo1.1, whole genome shotgun sequence genome encodes the following:
- the LOC133711054 gene encoding dynamin-related protein 5A-like isoform X2: MWKQKPILQQLQWLRSKFSVGRSKLCGRALGGWAVMIVTLRLSFVALSAPRHTSLSLFLSLPPSLMGSPSVSHFVNLTLVDLPGLTKVSVEGQPDSIVQDIENMVRSYIEKPNSIISAISPQDLATSDAIKIPCEVDPIGYYCGSEKLMLGVEVKKVLVRLCFPWPILDP; encoded by the exons ATGTGGAAGCAAAAGCCTATCCTCCAGCAATTGCAGTGG CTCAGGTCTAAGTTTTCGGTTGGGAGATCGAAACTCTGCGGTAGGGCGCTGGGCGGCTGGGCAGTCATGATAGTCACTCTCCGCCTCTCCTTCGTCGCTCTCTCTGCACCACGccacacctctctctctctctttctctccctccctccctccttgATGGGATCTCCCTCAGTCTCTCACT TTGTCAACTTGACACTTGTTGATCTTCCTGGGCTTACAAAAGTTTCTGTTG AGGGTCAGCCCGATAGTATTGTGCAGGACATTGAAAATATGGTTCGCTCCTACATTGAGAAG CCCAACAGTATAATTTCAGCAATTTCACCTCAAGATCTTGCTACATCTGATGCAATTAAAATCCCTTGTGAAGTGGATCCAATAG GCTATTATTGCGGTTCCGAGAAACTGATGCTGGGAGTGGAGGTTAAAAAAGTTTTAGTGCGTCTCTGCTTCCCGTGGCCAATCCTAGATCCCTGA
- the LOC133711054 gene encoding dynamin-related protein 5A-like isoform X1: MWKQKPILQQLQWQLRSKFSVGRSKLCGRALGGWAVMIVTLRLSFVALSAPRHTSLSLFLSLPPSLMGSPSVSHFVNLTLVDLPGLTKVSVEGQPDSIVQDIENMVRSYIEKPNSIISAISPQDLATSDAIKIPCEVDPIGYYCGSEKLMLGVEVKKVLVRLCFPWPILDP, encoded by the exons ATGTGGAAGCAAAAGCCTATCCTCCAGCAATTGCAGTGG CAGCTCAGGTCTAAGTTTTCGGTTGGGAGATCGAAACTCTGCGGTAGGGCGCTGGGCGGCTGGGCAGTCATGATAGTCACTCTCCGCCTCTCCTTCGTCGCTCTCTCTGCACCACGccacacctctctctctctctttctctccctccctccctccttgATGGGATCTCCCTCAGTCTCTCACT TTGTCAACTTGACACTTGTTGATCTTCCTGGGCTTACAAAAGTTTCTGTTG AGGGTCAGCCCGATAGTATTGTGCAGGACATTGAAAATATGGTTCGCTCCTACATTGAGAAG CCCAACAGTATAATTTCAGCAATTTCACCTCAAGATCTTGCTACATCTGATGCAATTAAAATCCCTTGTGAAGTGGATCCAATAG GCTATTATTGCGGTTCCGAGAAACTGATGCTGGGAGTGGAGGTTAAAAAAGTTTTAGTGCGTCTCTGCTTCCCGTGGCCAATCCTAGATCCCTGA
- the LOC133709403 gene encoding 7-deoxyloganetin glucosyltransferase-like, which yields MGSIQAEPVAVPHVVCIPFPAQGHVNPFMNLAKLLHARGFHITMVYTEFNHARLLKSKGSEALQNSPGFRFETIPDGVPPSNPDATQSVTELLYYTKKHSVVPLRDLIVKLSSNPDLPPVSCIISDGIMAFGIKVARELGIPVVQFWTASTCGLVAYMQFVELVKRGIFPLKDEKNVTNGYLENTTLEWIPGMKHMRLKDMPNFVRSTDPEDIAFNRWLEEAQDILTADAIIFNTFYDFEAEVLGTVASVFPKNNIYNLGPLTTLCKTLPAIEDASTRPSLWKENTECLTWLDAQKPDSVIYINFGSIAVMTADDFDEFAWGLANSGHPFLWIVRPDVVKGKYSATLSDEFLEATKDRGVIARWCPQEKVLAHPSVGTFLTHSGWNSTLEGICGGVSMLCWPFFAEQQVNCRYACTTWGIGMEISTNVKRGELESLVKEMMEGEKGKVMRNKAVEWKKKSEIACSVKGGSSYADLERFVEFVLNLSVKG from the exons ATGGGATCCATTCAAGCAGAGCCAGTAGCTGTGCCTCATGTTGTGTGCATCCCATTCCCAGCACAAGGCCATGTGAACCCATTCATGAACCTGGCCAAGCTTCTCCATGCTAGAGGCTTCCACATCACCATGGTGTACACAGAGTTCAACCACGCCCGGTTACTCAAGTCCAAAGGATCCGAGGCGCTGCAGAACTCTCCCGGTTTCAGGTTTGAGACCATTCCTGACGGTGTTCCACCTTCCAACCCTGATGCCACTCAGAGTGTCACTGAGCTCTTGTACTATACCAAGAAGCACTCGGTGGTTCCGCTCCGGGACTTGATTGTGAAGCTCAGTTCCAACCCGGATTTGCCTCCGGTGAGTTGCATTATTTCCGATGGGATTATGGCCTTCGGAATCAAAGTTGCCCGAGAGCTTGGGATTCCTGTGGTTCAGTTCTGGACTGCTTCCACATGTGGTCTCGTGGCCTATATGCAGTTCGTAGAGCTTGTCAAAAGGGGCATTTTCCCATTAAAAG ATGAGAAAAATGTCACCAACGGTTACCTGGAAAACACCACTCTAGAGTGGATCCCAGGAATGAAGCACATGCGGCTCAAGGACATGCCGAACTTCGTCCGGTCCACCGATCCGGAGGACATCGCCTTCAACCGCTGGCTCGAAGAGGCCCAGGACATCCTCACCGCCGATGCCATCATCTTCAACACCTTCTATGACTTCGAGGCTGAAGTCCTGGGCACGGTTGCCTCCGTGTTCCCCAAGAACAACATTTACAACTTGGGACCACTCACGACTCTCTGCAAGACCTTGCCGGCAATCGAAGACGCCTCAACTCGGCCGAGCCTGTGGAAGGAGAATACCGAGTGCCTGACCTGGCTCGACGCCCAAAAGCCCGACTCTGTCATCTACATCAACTTCGGCAGCATTGCCGTAATGACGGCTGACGATTTCGACGAGTTCGCGTGGGGTTTGGCAAATAGCGGTCACCCGTTTTTGTGGATTGTACGGCCGGATGTTGTGAAGGGAAAATACTCAGCGACTTTGTCGGATGAGTTTCTGGAAGCCACAAAAGATCGTGGCGTGATAGCCCGATGGTGCCCTCAGGAGAAGGTGCTTGCGCACCCTTCTGTGGGGACATTTTTGACCCACAGCGGGTGGAATTCCACTCTGGAGGGGATATGCGGTGGGGTCTCCATGCTTTGCTGGCCGTTTTTCGCCGAGCAGCAGGTGAACTGTAGGTACGCGTGTACAACATGGGGGATTGGGATGGAGATTAGTACTAATGTGAAGAGAGGGGAGTTGGAGAGTTTGGTTAAGGAGATGATGGAAGGGGAGAAAGGGAAGGTGATGAGGAACAAGGCGGTGGAGTGGAAGAAGAAATCGGAGATTGCTTGCAGTGTTAAGGGAGGATCGTCTTACGCGGATTTGGAGCGATTCGTTGAGTTCGTCCTCAACTTATCGGTCAAGGGTTGA